In Hermetia illucens chromosome 1, iHerIll2.2.curated.20191125, whole genome shotgun sequence, one genomic interval encodes:
- the LOC119646787 gene encoding serine/threonine-protein kinase SBK1 isoform X3 has protein sequence MTTNRKPPGVIHKIREFELEKIHLADEFDILQIVGEGWFGKILLVEHRATDTEMVLKALPKPYVSLRDFYREFHYGLHLGVHKNIVTTYDVAFETAGFYVFTQEYAPLGDLTSNVTDSGIGELHSKRVAKQIASALDYMHSKGIVHRDVKLDNVLIYKSDFSRIKLCDFGESYRVGTIVERRNEWLPYSPPEVLRIQPEGNYKADTSHDVWQFGILIFVCLTGCLPWQKAGPDDPRYVSYIAWHSTNIVLPFRRTPKLFKLLSSKGSRLFRKFLEPREERRPKNLSELASFMDDRWLSKGAEKNLAENEQDELCASMYSFHSSPEEKNKLLATLAEYGIETTVDRVAKKNRIKDWIESSVITEEDEDEDSNSTASSPTITREPVPGHISSIRAQEAKKQINTTLKDASQKHFDPRTGEVQTGPSEMGAVTVASRTTQTVVNPASKVPNVPENDHQRLPTVPIKDVNVAAREKVKMSSDGINKSSESPVRAVNGQVSETKNNAVQMINNNSRPDIKPNVNGTASTMKFVNSKVSVPSYAGNQYPSNLSSMKDTPYDRIKVKKVNKRV, from the exons ATCCACTTGGCCGATGAATTCGATATTCTCCAAATTGTTGGTGAAGGATGGTTCGGCAAAATTTTACTGGTAGAACATCGAGCGACAGACACAGAAATGGTTTTAAAAGCGTTACCAAAACCATATGTTTCCTTACGAGACTTTTACAGGGAATTCCACTACGGTTTACATTTGGGTGTCCACAAGAATATCGTCACAACATACGATGTAGCGTTTGAAACGGCTGGCTTTTATGTTTTTACCCAAGAATACGCACCTTTGG GTGATTTAACTTCGAATGTTACTGATTCGGGTATTGGTGAACTGCATAGTAAAAGGGTAGCAAAACAAATAGCTTCGGCTTTAGATTATATGCATTCTAA AGGAATAGTACATAGAGATGTGAAACTAGATAATGTTCTCATTTATAAGTCTGACTTTTCCCGCATAAAACTATGTGATTTTGGCGAATCATATAGAGTTGGAACAATAGTAGAACGACGGAACGAATGGCTCCCATACAGCCCTCCAGAAGTATTACGAATACAACCAGAAGGGAATTATAA AGCTGATACTAGTCACGATGTCTGGCAATTTGGAATTCTTATTTTTGTATGCCTAACCGGTTGTTTACCTTGGCAAAAAGCAGGACCTGATGATCCTCGCTATGTCTCTTACATCGCTTGGCATTCAACAAATATAGTGCTTCCATTCCGAAGAACCCCAAAATTGTTTAAACTGCTTTCATCGAAAGGATCACGTTTGTTTCGGAAATTCTTAGAGCCACGTGAAGAAAGACGACCGAAGAATTTATCAGAATTGGCCAGTTTTATGGATGATCGGTGGCTATCGAAAGGTGCCGAAAAAAATCTTGCTG AAAATGAACAAGATGAACTTTGCGCATCTATGTATTCCTTCCATAGTAGTCCTGAAGAGAAGAACAAATTGTTAGCTACGTTAGCTGAATACGGGATTGAAACAACGGTGGATAGAGTGGCCAAGAAAAATAGAATCAAAGACTGGATTGAATCCTCTGTGATTACTGAAGAGGACGAG GATGAAGATTCTAACAGCACCGCTTCATCACCCACGATAACTCGTGAGCCCGTACCCGGTCACATATCTTCTATCCGGGCACAAGAAGCGAAAAAACAAATCAATACAACCCTTAAAGATGCCTCCCAAAAACATTTCGACCCAAGAACGGGAGAAGTGCAAACAGGCCCCAGCGAAATGGGTGCTGTAACAGTTGCAAGTCGGACAACCCAAACCGTAGTTAACCCTGCGTCCAAGGTTCCCAATG TTCCAGAGAACGATCATCAACGTCTTCCAACCGTACCGATCAAAGATGTTAACGTTGCTGCAAGGGAAAAAGTAAAAATGTCTTCGGATGGGATCAATAAAAGCTCAGAGTCACCGGTACGGGCGGTGAATGGTCAGGTTAGTGAAACGAAGAACAATGCGGTCCAAATGATCAATAATAATAGTAGGCCTGATATCAAACCCAATGTAAATGGAACAGCGTCTACGATGAAATTTGTTAATAGTAAAGTCTCGGTGCCCTCATATGCGGGAAACCAGTATCCTAGCAACCTCAGTTCAATGAAGGACACACCATATGACCGTATAAAGGTTAAAAAGGTGAATAAAAGGGTATGA
- the LOC119646787 gene encoding sperm motility kinase isoform X1: protein MTTNRKPPGVIHKIREFELEKIHLADEFDILQIVGEGWFGKILLVEHRATDTEMVLKALPKPYVSLRDFYREFHYGLHLGVHKNIVTTYDVAFETAGFYVFTQEYAPLGDLTSNVTDSGIGELHSKRVAKQIASALDYMHSKGIVHRDVKLDNVLIYKSDFSRIKLCDFGESYRVGTIVERRNEWLPYSPPEVLRIQPEGNYKADTSHDVWQFGILIFVCLTGCLPWQKAGPDDPRYVSYIAWHSTNIVLPFRRTPKLFKLLSSKGSRLFRKFLEPREERRPKNLSELASFMDDRWLSKGAEKNLAENEQDELCASMYSFHSSPEEKNKLLATLAEYGIETTVDRVAKKNRIKDWIESSVITEEDEDEDSNSTASSPTITREPVPGHISSIRAQEAKKQINTTLKDASQKHFDPRTGEVQTGPSEMGAVTVASRTTQTVVNPASKVPNGKNGSFDNGSVVTLASRNDLILSEGQSYQSNLNLTLLDEDIDIDTAAEPMVIASRHQQKIKEQQLNHQNNLAAFSNMFLYDDYLPRSNPNSNPANPALFYRNYDHINKRYSASELHVNYMGNSNLSNATVASNNSNFGYYNSFSFNNSFDAPVAEYKSQSGHFQSVANISVPENDHQRLPTVPIKDVNVAAREKVKMSSDGINKSSESPVRAVNGQVSETKNNAVQMINNNSRPDIKPNVNGTASTMKFVNSKVSVPSYAGNQYPSNLSSMKDTPYDRIKVKKVNKRV, encoded by the exons ATCCACTTGGCCGATGAATTCGATATTCTCCAAATTGTTGGTGAAGGATGGTTCGGCAAAATTTTACTGGTAGAACATCGAGCGACAGACACAGAAATGGTTTTAAAAGCGTTACCAAAACCATATGTTTCCTTACGAGACTTTTACAGGGAATTCCACTACGGTTTACATTTGGGTGTCCACAAGAATATCGTCACAACATACGATGTAGCGTTTGAAACGGCTGGCTTTTATGTTTTTACCCAAGAATACGCACCTTTGG GTGATTTAACTTCGAATGTTACTGATTCGGGTATTGGTGAACTGCATAGTAAAAGGGTAGCAAAACAAATAGCTTCGGCTTTAGATTATATGCATTCTAA AGGAATAGTACATAGAGATGTGAAACTAGATAATGTTCTCATTTATAAGTCTGACTTTTCCCGCATAAAACTATGTGATTTTGGCGAATCATATAGAGTTGGAACAATAGTAGAACGACGGAACGAATGGCTCCCATACAGCCCTCCAGAAGTATTACGAATACAACCAGAAGGGAATTATAA AGCTGATACTAGTCACGATGTCTGGCAATTTGGAATTCTTATTTTTGTATGCCTAACCGGTTGTTTACCTTGGCAAAAAGCAGGACCTGATGATCCTCGCTATGTCTCTTACATCGCTTGGCATTCAACAAATATAGTGCTTCCATTCCGAAGAACCCCAAAATTGTTTAAACTGCTTTCATCGAAAGGATCACGTTTGTTTCGGAAATTCTTAGAGCCACGTGAAGAAAGACGACCGAAGAATTTATCAGAATTGGCCAGTTTTATGGATGATCGGTGGCTATCGAAAGGTGCCGAAAAAAATCTTGCTG AAAATGAACAAGATGAACTTTGCGCATCTATGTATTCCTTCCATAGTAGTCCTGAAGAGAAGAACAAATTGTTAGCTACGTTAGCTGAATACGGGATTGAAACAACGGTGGATAGAGTGGCCAAGAAAAATAGAATCAAAGACTGGATTGAATCCTCTGTGATTACTGAAGAGGACGAG GATGAAGATTCTAACAGCACCGCTTCATCACCCACGATAACTCGTGAGCCCGTACCCGGTCACATATCTTCTATCCGGGCACAAGAAGCGAAAAAACAAATCAATACAACCCTTAAAGATGCCTCCCAAAAACATTTCGACCCAAGAACGGGAGAAGTGCAAACAGGCCCCAGCGAAATGGGTGCTGTAACAGTTGCAAGTCGGACAACCCAAACCGTAGTTAACCCTGCGTCCAAGGTTCCCAATGGTAAAAATGGAAGCTTTGATAACGGAAGTGTTGTAACATTAGCAAGTCGAAATGACCTAATACTGAGCGAGGGCCAATCGTATCAATCAAATCTAAACCTAACCCTGCTAGACGaagatattgatattgatacGGCAGCAGAACCGATGGTAATTGCTTCTCGTCATCAGCAGAAAATCAAAGAGCAGCAGCTTAATCACCAGAATAACCTCGCTGCGTTTTCAAATATGTTTCTTTACGATGACTATTTGCCGCGATCTAATCCAAACTCTAATCCAGCTAATCCGGCTCTATTTTATCGAAATTATGATCATATTAATAAAAGGTATTCAGCGTCAGAGCTTCATGTTAATTATATGGGCAATAGTAATCTTAGCAATGCAACTGTAGCGTCTAACAACAGCAATTTTGGCTACTACAATAGTTTTAGTTTTAACAATAGCTTTGATGCTCCCGTGGCGGAGTACAAATCCCAGTCGGGACACTTTCAATCAGTTGCAAATATTTCAGTTCCAGAGAACGATCATCAACGTCTTCCAACCGTACCGATCAAAGATGTTAACGTTGCTGCAAGGGAAAAAGTAAAAATGTCTTCGGATGGGATCAATAAAAGCTCAGAGTCACCGGTACGGGCGGTGAATGGTCAGGTTAGTGAAACGAAGAACAATGCGGTCCAAATGATCAATAATAATAGTAGGCCTGATATCAAACCCAATGTAAATGGAACAGCGTCTACGATGAAATTTGTTAATAGTAAAGTCTCGGTGCCCTCATATGCGGGAAACCAGTATCCTAGCAACCTCAGTTCAATGAAGGACACACCATATGACCGTATAAAGGTTAAAAAGGTGAATAAAAGGGTATGA
- the LOC119646787 gene encoding serine/threonine-protein kinase SBK1 isoform X2 → MTTNRKPPGVIHKIREFELEKIHLADEFDILQIVGEGWFGKILLVEHRATDTEMVLKALPKPYVSLRDFYREFHYGLHLGVHKNIVTTYDVAFETAGFYVFTQEYAPLGDLTSNVTDSGIGELHSKRVAKQIASALDYMHSKGIVHRDVKLDNVLIYKSDFSRIKLCDFGESYRVGTIVERRNEWLPYSPPEVLRIQPEGNYKADTSHDVWQFGILIFVCLTGCLPWQKAGPDDPRYVSYIAWHSTNIVLPFRRTPKLFKLLSSKGSRLFRKFLEPREERRPKNLSELASFMDDRWLSKGAEKNLAENEQDELCASMYSFHSSPEEKNKLLATLAEYGIETTVDRVAKKNRIKDWIESSVITEEDEDEDSNSTASSPTITREPVPGHISSIRAQEAKKQINTTLKDASQKHFDPRTGEVQTGPSEMGAVTVASRTTQTVVNPASKVPNGKNGSFDNGSVVTLASRNDLILSEGQSYQSNLNLTLLDEDIDIDTAAEPMVIASRHQQKIKEQQLNHQNNLAAFSNMFLYDDYLPRSNPNSNPANPALFYRNYDHINKSSRERSSTSSNRTDQRC, encoded by the exons ATCCACTTGGCCGATGAATTCGATATTCTCCAAATTGTTGGTGAAGGATGGTTCGGCAAAATTTTACTGGTAGAACATCGAGCGACAGACACAGAAATGGTTTTAAAAGCGTTACCAAAACCATATGTTTCCTTACGAGACTTTTACAGGGAATTCCACTACGGTTTACATTTGGGTGTCCACAAGAATATCGTCACAACATACGATGTAGCGTTTGAAACGGCTGGCTTTTATGTTTTTACCCAAGAATACGCACCTTTGG GTGATTTAACTTCGAATGTTACTGATTCGGGTATTGGTGAACTGCATAGTAAAAGGGTAGCAAAACAAATAGCTTCGGCTTTAGATTATATGCATTCTAA AGGAATAGTACATAGAGATGTGAAACTAGATAATGTTCTCATTTATAAGTCTGACTTTTCCCGCATAAAACTATGTGATTTTGGCGAATCATATAGAGTTGGAACAATAGTAGAACGACGGAACGAATGGCTCCCATACAGCCCTCCAGAAGTATTACGAATACAACCAGAAGGGAATTATAA AGCTGATACTAGTCACGATGTCTGGCAATTTGGAATTCTTATTTTTGTATGCCTAACCGGTTGTTTACCTTGGCAAAAAGCAGGACCTGATGATCCTCGCTATGTCTCTTACATCGCTTGGCATTCAACAAATATAGTGCTTCCATTCCGAAGAACCCCAAAATTGTTTAAACTGCTTTCATCGAAAGGATCACGTTTGTTTCGGAAATTCTTAGAGCCACGTGAAGAAAGACGACCGAAGAATTTATCAGAATTGGCCAGTTTTATGGATGATCGGTGGCTATCGAAAGGTGCCGAAAAAAATCTTGCTG AAAATGAACAAGATGAACTTTGCGCATCTATGTATTCCTTCCATAGTAGTCCTGAAGAGAAGAACAAATTGTTAGCTACGTTAGCTGAATACGGGATTGAAACAACGGTGGATAGAGTGGCCAAGAAAAATAGAATCAAAGACTGGATTGAATCCTCTGTGATTACTGAAGAGGACGAG GATGAAGATTCTAACAGCACCGCTTCATCACCCACGATAACTCGTGAGCCCGTACCCGGTCACATATCTTCTATCCGGGCACAAGAAGCGAAAAAACAAATCAATACAACCCTTAAAGATGCCTCCCAAAAACATTTCGACCCAAGAACGGGAGAAGTGCAAACAGGCCCCAGCGAAATGGGTGCTGTAACAGTTGCAAGTCGGACAACCCAAACCGTAGTTAACCCTGCGTCCAAGGTTCCCAATGGTAAAAATGGAAGCTTTGATAACGGAAGTGTTGTAACATTAGCAAGTCGAAATGACCTAATACTGAGCGAGGGCCAATCGTATCAATCAAATCTAAACCTAACCCTGCTAGACGaagatattgatattgatacGGCAGCAGAACCGATGGTAATTGCTTCTCGTCATCAGCAGAAAATCAAAGAGCAGCAGCTTAATCACCAGAATAACCTCGCTGCGTTTTCAAATATGTTTCTTTACGATGACTATTTGCCGCGATCTAATCCAAACTCTAATCCAGCTAATCCGGCTCTATTTTATCGAAATTATGATCATATTAATAAAAG TTCCAGAGAACGATCATCAACGTCTTCCAACCGTACCGATCAAAGATGTTAA
- the LOC119646787 gene encoding serine/threonine-protein kinase SBK1 isoform X4, with protein MTTNRKPPGVIHKIREFELEKIHLADEFDILQIVGEGWFGKILLVEHRATDTEMVLKALPKPYVSLRDFYREFHYGLHLGVHKNIVTTYDVAFETAGFYVFTQEYAPLGDLTSNVTDSGIGELHSKRVAKQIASALDYMHSKGIVHRDVKLDNVLIYKSDFSRIKLCDFGESYRVGTIVERRNEWLPYSPPEVLRIQPEGNYKADTSHDVWQFGILIFVCLTGCLPWQKAGPDDPRYVSYIAWHSTNIVLPFRRTPKLFKLLSSKGSRLFRKFLEPREERRPKNLSELASFMDDRWLSKGAEKNLAENEQDELCASMYSFHSSPEEKNKLLATLAEYGIETTVDRVAKKNRIKDWIESSVITEEDEDEDSNSTASSPTITREPVPGHISSIRAQEAKKQINTTLKDASQKHFDPRTGEVQTGPSEMGAVTVASRTTQTVVNPASKVPNGKNGSFDNGSVVTLASRNDLILSEGQSYQSNLNLTLLDEDIDIDTAAEPMFQRTIINVFQPYRSKMLTLLQGKK; from the exons ATCCACTTGGCCGATGAATTCGATATTCTCCAAATTGTTGGTGAAGGATGGTTCGGCAAAATTTTACTGGTAGAACATCGAGCGACAGACACAGAAATGGTTTTAAAAGCGTTACCAAAACCATATGTTTCCTTACGAGACTTTTACAGGGAATTCCACTACGGTTTACATTTGGGTGTCCACAAGAATATCGTCACAACATACGATGTAGCGTTTGAAACGGCTGGCTTTTATGTTTTTACCCAAGAATACGCACCTTTGG GTGATTTAACTTCGAATGTTACTGATTCGGGTATTGGTGAACTGCATAGTAAAAGGGTAGCAAAACAAATAGCTTCGGCTTTAGATTATATGCATTCTAA AGGAATAGTACATAGAGATGTGAAACTAGATAATGTTCTCATTTATAAGTCTGACTTTTCCCGCATAAAACTATGTGATTTTGGCGAATCATATAGAGTTGGAACAATAGTAGAACGACGGAACGAATGGCTCCCATACAGCCCTCCAGAAGTATTACGAATACAACCAGAAGGGAATTATAA AGCTGATACTAGTCACGATGTCTGGCAATTTGGAATTCTTATTTTTGTATGCCTAACCGGTTGTTTACCTTGGCAAAAAGCAGGACCTGATGATCCTCGCTATGTCTCTTACATCGCTTGGCATTCAACAAATATAGTGCTTCCATTCCGAAGAACCCCAAAATTGTTTAAACTGCTTTCATCGAAAGGATCACGTTTGTTTCGGAAATTCTTAGAGCCACGTGAAGAAAGACGACCGAAGAATTTATCAGAATTGGCCAGTTTTATGGATGATCGGTGGCTATCGAAAGGTGCCGAAAAAAATCTTGCTG AAAATGAACAAGATGAACTTTGCGCATCTATGTATTCCTTCCATAGTAGTCCTGAAGAGAAGAACAAATTGTTAGCTACGTTAGCTGAATACGGGATTGAAACAACGGTGGATAGAGTGGCCAAGAAAAATAGAATCAAAGACTGGATTGAATCCTCTGTGATTACTGAAGAGGACGAG GATGAAGATTCTAACAGCACCGCTTCATCACCCACGATAACTCGTGAGCCCGTACCCGGTCACATATCTTCTATCCGGGCACAAGAAGCGAAAAAACAAATCAATACAACCCTTAAAGATGCCTCCCAAAAACATTTCGACCCAAGAACGGGAGAAGTGCAAACAGGCCCCAGCGAAATGGGTGCTGTAACAGTTGCAAGTCGGACAACCCAAACCGTAGTTAACCCTGCGTCCAAGGTTCCCAATGGTAAAAATGGAAGCTTTGATAACGGAAGTGTTGTAACATTAGCAAGTCGAAATGACCTAATACTGAGCGAGGGCCAATCGTATCAATCAAATCTAAACCTAACCCTGCTAGACGaagatattgatattgatacGGCAGCAGAACCGATG TTCCAGAGAACGATCATCAACGTCTTCCAACCGTACCGATCAAAGATGTTAACGTTGCTGCAAGGGAAAAAGTAA